A window of the Streptomyces sp. NBC_01351 genome harbors these coding sequences:
- a CDS encoding isoamylase early set domain-containing protein, which produces MLERKRRKDDKGHTEITFVLPADTPPGPVSVVGDFNDWQPGTHELRPRKDGTRAVTVALPGKSTHAFRYLAAGDYWFNDEGADALDGSNSLLRT; this is translated from the coding sequence GTGCTCGAACGCAAGCGCCGCAAAGACGACAAGGGCCACACCGAGATCACCTTCGTCCTGCCGGCCGACACCCCGCCCGGACCGGTCAGCGTCGTGGGCGACTTCAACGACTGGCAGCCGGGCACGCACGAGCTGCGGCCACGCAAGGACGGCACCCGCGCGGTGACCGTCGCACTGCCCGGCAAGAGCACGCACGCCTTCCGCTACCTGGCGGCGGGCGACTACTGGTTCAACGACGAGGGCGCCGACGCACTCGACGGCTCCAACAGCCTGCTCCGTACCTGA
- a CDS encoding transmembrane-type terpene cyclase, with the protein MEFAVRQGTAKPEQLRRLLELAPSELRIVRDLGRPWDREGDEELRETLRPAETLAYVAWDLKQYACTTGPIKRTNIYAAFVDTYGDAATERIREEISHFEALFEKGLRSVGAEHQEQLERAFLLHCAPLRDDFPDPAADRHEEKNAAEGVSSAVVLFGMLCALGWLVAYVAIVYRGFADQTYGVPLAAFFANLTWEFAYGFLLDPLGDYFHTASIAGFLVDVVIAWQVWKYGAAQFPDSALGRYFRPVFGLCVAAALSVNYHAFIDLADPDGEYTGFGINLMMSILYLKMLEDRGSPAGQSMYIAIGKWLGTLCAWIATALTVTTSPQRTWPTSWSEFTRKSLGHRSYPLTPLINVMYGWTFLLDVAYCVLLHRSIKAAGMSPWRRL; encoded by the coding sequence GTGGAATTCGCGGTTCGCCAGGGCACGGCGAAGCCGGAACAACTCCGGCGGCTCCTGGAGTTGGCTCCGAGTGAACTGCGCATCGTCCGAGACCTCGGCCGGCCGTGGGACCGCGAGGGCGACGAGGAACTCCGCGAGACGCTGCGCCCCGCCGAGACCCTGGCCTACGTCGCCTGGGACCTGAAGCAGTACGCCTGCACCACCGGCCCGATCAAACGCACCAACATCTACGCCGCCTTCGTCGACACCTACGGCGACGCCGCCACGGAGCGAATACGGGAGGAAATCTCCCATTTCGAAGCGCTCTTCGAGAAGGGGCTGCGATCGGTCGGCGCGGAGCACCAGGAACAGCTCGAACGGGCGTTCTTGCTCCACTGCGCCCCGCTCCGGGACGACTTCCCGGACCCGGCCGCCGACCGGCACGAAGAGAAGAACGCGGCCGAAGGGGTGTCGAGTGCCGTCGTCCTGTTCGGCATGCTGTGCGCCCTCGGATGGCTGGTGGCCTACGTGGCGATCGTCTACCGGGGCTTCGCCGATCAGACGTACGGCGTGCCACTCGCCGCCTTCTTCGCCAATCTCACCTGGGAGTTCGCCTACGGCTTCCTCCTGGACCCGCTCGGCGACTACTTCCACACCGCGAGCATCGCCGGCTTCCTGGTCGACGTGGTGATCGCCTGGCAGGTGTGGAAGTACGGCGCGGCGCAGTTCCCGGACAGCGCGCTCGGCCGCTACTTCCGGCCCGTCTTCGGACTGTGCGTGGCCGCCGCCCTGTCGGTCAACTACCACGCGTTCATCGACCTGGCAGATCCCGATGGGGAGTACACGGGATTCGGCATCAACCTGATGATGTCCATCCTGTACCTCAAGATGCTGGAGGACCGCGGCTCCCCTGCGGGCCAGTCGATGTACATCGCCATCGGCAAATGGCTGGGCACGCTGTGCGCCTGGATCGCCACGGCCCTCACCGTCACCACCTCACCGCAACGGACCTGGCCCACGAGCTGGTCCGAGTTCACGCGGAAGTCGCTGGGCCACCGTTCGTATCCGCTGACCCCGCTGATCAACGTCATGTACGGGTGGACGTTCCTGCTGGACGTCGCCTACTGCGTCCTGCTCCACCGCTCCATAAAGGCCGCCGGCATGTCGCCTTGGCGCCGGCTCTGA
- a CDS encoding VOC family protein, which produces MGLTVVSTSSHEVFGAPCWVSLPARDLGAAQEFYGAVLGWEFGPAHLGGVFSVGFSDGVPVAGLGSQPATHTIPVAWTPYFAVDDADATAARILERSGTVAVGPLPFGTGRAALAADLDGAVFGIWQGDAIPDWDMDGEAAPAWLELRTRNAFEAAIFYGEVLEWACEHAGCCEVAYVEENNHIQLRHAGRTVARLHGGTLAQAPDPHMRPHWHVHFRVPDLEAAVNAALGLGGSTVLGTDSGPFPHEITLRDPDGALFSIVGP; this is translated from the coding sequence ATGGGGTTGACCGTCGTGTCGACATCGAGTCACGAAGTGTTCGGCGCACCCTGCTGGGTCAGTCTGCCGGCCCGCGACCTCGGCGCCGCGCAGGAGTTCTACGGCGCGGTTCTCGGCTGGGAATTCGGGCCCGCGCATCTCGGAGGGGTGTTCTCCGTCGGCTTCAGCGACGGGGTCCCGGTGGCCGGCCTCGGCTCCCAGCCCGCGACGCACACGATCCCCGTCGCCTGGACCCCGTACTTCGCCGTGGACGACGCCGACGCCACGGCGGCACGCATCCTCGAACGCAGCGGAACCGTCGCCGTCGGCCCCCTGCCCTTCGGCACCGGACGCGCCGCGCTCGCCGCCGACCTCGACGGGGCGGTCTTCGGGATCTGGCAGGGCGACGCCATCCCCGACTGGGACATGGACGGCGAAGCCGCTCCGGCCTGGCTCGAACTGCGCACCAGGAACGCCTTCGAGGCAGCCATCTTCTACGGCGAGGTCCTGGAGTGGGCCTGCGAGCACGCCGGCTGCTGCGAGGTCGCCTACGTGGAGGAGAACAACCACATCCAGCTCCGCCACGCGGGCCGGACCGTGGCCCGCCTGCACGGCGGGACGCTCGCGCAGGCCCCCGACCCGCATATGCGGCCCCACTGGCACGTCCACTTCCGGGTGCCCGACCTCGAAGCCGCCGTGAATGCGGCCCTCGGACTGGGCGGCAGCACCGTCCTCGGGACGGACTCCGGCCCCTTCCCCCACGAGATCACCCTGAGGGACCCCGACGGCGCGTTGTTCAGCATCGTCGGCCCCTGA
- a CDS encoding phosphatase PAP2 family protein, with protein sequence MTGAAAGTAPRHLLGSAVAATALVTLTALVASGSNAVSAFDAEARALADRAFGASGGSWLGAGGPADMVGSALVWAGLLTILGVLLRRRRPGAALWVLGGLSVQFAVETALEVLVGRPMPLPADGTAPDPGYSFPSGHTASATLIVLALLVVLRTGTPVWWLCLGLGPVLVAAVAVSRVLADAHHAADVAGGVLLGLAVGFAVAWRVDTRTPDTSGKETR encoded by the coding sequence GTGACCGGCGCCGCAGCCGGGACCGCCCCCCGACACCTCCTCGGATCGGCAGTCGCGGCGACGGCGCTCGTCACCCTGACCGCGCTGGTGGCGTCCGGGAGCAACGCCGTCAGCGCGTTCGACGCCGAGGCCCGTGCACTGGCCGACCGCGCTTTCGGGGCATCGGGCGGCTCCTGGCTCGGCGCCGGCGGACCGGCGGACATGGTGGGCTCGGCCCTGGTGTGGGCGGGCCTGCTCACGATCCTCGGCGTACTGCTGCGCCGCCGCCGGCCGGGCGCCGCACTGTGGGTGCTCGGTGGCCTGAGCGTGCAGTTCGCGGTGGAGACGGCGCTCGAAGTGCTGGTGGGACGGCCGATGCCGCTGCCGGCCGACGGCACTGCCCCCGACCCCGGGTACAGCTTCCCGTCCGGGCACACGGCCTCCGCGACGCTCATCGTGTTGGCGCTGCTGGTCGTGCTGCGTACCGGCACACCCGTGTGGTGGCTGTGCCTGGGCCTGGGTCCGGTCCTCGTGGCGGCTGTCGCCGTCTCCCGCGTGCTGGCAGACGCCCACCACGCCGCCGACGTCGCGGGCGGCGTCCTGCTCGGGCTCGCGGTCGGCTTCGCGGTCGCCTGGCGTGTGGACACCCGCACCCCGGACACCTCCGGAAAGGAAACACGATGA
- a CDS encoding endonuclease, whose product MSREATVEHLLAEYGRTHAEEAGIRLRNTPAPLYQLLALCVLFSVRIKADIAVAAARELFSAGMRTPRAMAAAPWQDRVDALGRAHYRRYDESTATALGAGAELVLDRYRGDLRRLRDEADGDPGRVRELLREVPRIGPVGADIFCREAQGVWPELRPSFDRRARHAAAELGLPKTPEGLAHLVTADDVPRLAAALVRVELSKGAAADLRRSD is encoded by the coding sequence ATGTCCCGGGAAGCGACGGTCGAGCACCTCCTGGCGGAGTACGGCCGCACCCACGCCGAGGAGGCGGGCATCCGGCTGCGGAACACACCCGCGCCGCTGTACCAACTGCTGGCCCTCTGCGTGCTGTTCTCCGTCCGCATCAAGGCCGACATCGCGGTGGCGGCGGCCCGCGAGCTCTTCTCGGCCGGAATGCGCACCCCACGGGCGATGGCCGCCGCCCCTTGGCAGGACCGTGTGGACGCACTCGGCCGCGCGCACTACCGCCGCTACGACGAGAGCACCGCCACCGCGCTCGGAGCCGGGGCCGAGCTCGTCCTCGACCGGTACCGCGGGGACCTGCGCCGGCTGCGCGACGAGGCCGACGGAGATCCCGGACGGGTGCGGGAGCTGCTGCGGGAGGTCCCGCGGATCGGCCCGGTCGGGGCGGACATCTTCTGCCGGGAGGCCCAGGGCGTATGGCCCGAGCTGCGTCCCTCGTTCGACCGCCGGGCCCGCCACGCCGCCGCCGAGCTCGGGCTCCCCAAGACGCCCGAGGGCCTGGCACATCTCGTCACGGCCGATGACGTGCCGAGGCTGGCAGCCGCCCTGGTCCGGGTTGAACTCTCCAAGGGAGCCGCCGCTGACCTGCGTAGATCCGACTGA